In a genomic window of Pelotomaculum thermopropionicum SI:
- the CitT gene encoding di- and tricarboxylate transporters, translating to MQNTYAEKKIETISVTTKRIVWVIALLLIYFVLANLPAPAGLKPEGQKAIALMVVVVIAWITEVIPIAIASLFFVFMQHVTGVSPQGTAVANFATPTLLFVVASFFMANALNMSGLSQRISMKLTILSGGNPKKALFYIMVATALISSVISDVPACAAFFPIGMALLEKNNCRLGSSNLGRAMMIGIPFSSLIGGVATPAGSSLNVLSLSLLKSTSNIEISFTQWSAIGIPVVIVTIPIVWKILTMIFPPEIERLAGIEDIHKEYAALGPVSAKEIKFLVIFAMMLITWFTEPYHKIPLPVSATIGAAFFFLPGIDLLTWENTKQRIGWDTILLIGAANSLGTSLWQSGAATWLAESALRGIQGASPLMVILFVVVFTILIHLLVPVNAAIVSIMVPTLASLAVGIGISPAFLIIPMGFTVSAAFLLPLDPVPLITYASGHYKMTDYFKTGWPTCIFWTVIVTAAMLLLARPMGLF from the coding sequence ATGCAAAATACTTATGCAGAGAAAAAGATTGAAACAATTTCCGTTACAACAAAAAGAATTGTCTGGGTAATAGCCTTATTGCTGATTTATTTTGTTCTGGCCAACCTGCCGGCTCCCGCCGGGCTTAAGCCAGAGGGGCAAAAGGCCATAGCGTTGATGGTGGTTGTCGTTATAGCCTGGATTACCGAGGTTATTCCAATAGCAATAGCGTCGCTTTTTTTCGTATTCATGCAGCACGTAACCGGCGTTTCACCGCAGGGTACGGCCGTGGCAAACTTTGCAACCCCAACCCTGCTCTTTGTGGTTGCCTCGTTTTTCATGGCCAACGCTCTTAATATGAGCGGCCTTAGCCAGAGGATTTCCATGAAGCTGACCATTTTGTCCGGTGGCAACCCTAAAAAAGCGCTTTTTTACATAATGGTAGCAACCGCTTTAATCTCATCGGTTATTTCAGACGTGCCCGCGTGCGCCGCATTCTTCCCGATTGGCATGGCCTTATTGGAAAAAAACAACTGCCGGCTTGGCTCCAGTAATCTCGGCAGGGCCATGATGATTGGCATCCCTTTCTCCTCTTTAATTGGCGGCGTAGCCACCCCGGCAGGTTCTTCGCTGAACGTGCTGTCGCTTTCCCTGCTGAAGTCCACGTCAAATATTGAAATATCATTTACCCAGTGGTCTGCTATAGGCATTCCCGTTGTGATTGTCACCATTCCCATCGTGTGGAAGATTTTGACCATGATATTTCCCCCGGAGATTGAACGCCTTGCCGGCATAGAGGATATCCATAAGGAGTATGCCGCCCTGGGACCGGTATCAGCAAAAGAAATAAAGTTCTTGGTAATTTTTGCGATGATGCTTATTACATGGTTTACGGAGCCCTATCATAAAATTCCCCTGCCGGTTTCAGCAACAATTGGCGCTGCGTTCTTCTTCCTGCCCGGGATAGATTTGCTGACCTGGGAAAATACAAAACAAAGAATTGGCTGGGATACAATCCTGCTGATCGGGGCTGCTAATTCCCTGGGAACATCCTTATGGCAGTCCGGCGCCGCCACCTGGCTGGCCGAATCAGCTCTGCGCGGGATCCAGGGGGCTTCTCCTCTGATGGTGATACTTTTTGTAGTTGTTTTTACAATCTTGATTCACCTGCTGGTGCCCGTGAATGCAGCCATTGTCTCCATCATGGTGCCCACCCTGGCCTCGCTGGCCGTCGGCATAGGCATAAGCCCGGCTTTCCTGATCATTCCTATGGGCTTCACCGTATCTGCAGCCTTCCTGCTGCCTCTTGATCCGGTGCCCCTTATTACTTACGCTTCGGGCCATTATAAAATGACCGATTATTTCAAAACAGGCTGGCCCACATGCATTTTCTGGACGGTTATTGTAACCGCTGCCATGTTGCTGCTTGCCCGTCCGATGGGGCTGTTTTAG
- a CDS encoding acyl CoA:acetate/3-ketoacid CoA transferase translates to MSKIITAEQAAELIQDGMCIAWTTAGLCGFAEEVASAIEKRFLETGHPRDLMLTHSCGCGDHKNRGMNHFGHEGMVRKHIGGHIGEAPKLGKLVLENKIECHLIPQGVMTHLWRQIAGKKIGVITKVGLGTYVDPRLEGGKANDITKDDMVKLIEFEGEEYLYYKPFKIDVAVIRGTTCDENGNFTMDKECLFLEALQLAMAVKNNGGMVIAQVQYISKPGTLHPKSVKVPGALIDYIVVAKPENHLQTKITYLNPALCGDIRTPLGSIPPLPLNERKIIGRRAAMELRPGAVVNMGIGMPDGVASVAGEEGVAELLTLTTELGNFGGMPAKGDDFPATWNSECTIEHPSMFDFYDGGGLDICFLGSAQTDKEGNINVSKFGNRVVGPGGFVNISSTAKKVVFVGTLTAGAEYEVKDGTIHIVKEGNIKKFVQKVDQVTFSGKYAQKNGQKVVYVTERAVFTLEDGEVTLIEVAPGLDLEKDVLAAMDFKPRISPGLKEMPREIFQPEWGQLKKIMLEKA, encoded by the coding sequence ATGTCCAAAATTATTACGGCCGAGCAGGCAGCTGAGCTGATTCAAGACGGTATGTGCATAGCATGGACAACGGCCGGTCTATGCGGCTTTGCCGAAGAGGTAGCCTCAGCCATTGAGAAGCGTTTTCTTGAAACGGGGCACCCGCGGGATCTCATGCTCACCCATAGCTGCGGATGCGGCGACCATAAAAACAGGGGAATGAACCATTTCGGCCATGAGGGCATGGTCAGGAAGCATATCGGAGGTCATATAGGCGAGGCTCCCAAACTGGGCAAACTGGTGCTTGAAAATAAAATTGAGTGCCATTTAATCCCCCAGGGCGTTATGACTCATTTGTGGCGGCAAATAGCCGGCAAAAAAATCGGCGTAATTACTAAAGTGGGATTGGGCACTTATGTTGATCCACGTTTAGAGGGCGGCAAGGCAAATGATATTACCAAGGATGATATGGTTAAACTGATTGAGTTTGAAGGCGAGGAGTACCTGTACTACAAGCCTTTTAAAATTGATGTGGCCGTCATCCGTGGCACTACTTGTGACGAAAACGGCAACTTTACCATGGATAAAGAATGCCTGTTCCTGGAAGCGTTGCAACTGGCCATGGCGGTTAAAAACAACGGCGGAATGGTAATTGCCCAGGTGCAGTATATAAGCAAGCCCGGCACGCTTCATCCAAAATCGGTAAAAGTGCCCGGTGCCCTGATTGATTATATCGTTGTAGCCAAACCGGAGAACCACCTGCAAACGAAAATAACCTACCTTAATCCGGCCCTCTGCGGGGATATCAGGACGCCGCTGGGCAGCATTCCTCCCCTGCCGCTAAATGAGCGCAAGATTATCGGCCGCAGGGCGGCAATGGAACTGCGCCCCGGCGCAGTAGTGAACATGGGCATTGGAATGCCCGACGGGGTTGCCAGTGTGGCCGGTGAAGAAGGCGTGGCAGAATTGCTGACCCTTACTACAGAGTTAGGCAACTTTGGCGGTATGCCGGCAAAAGGCGACGACTTTCCGGCAACATGGAACTCCGAATGCACAATTGAACATCCGAGTATGTTTGACTTTTATGACGGCGGCGGATTAGACATCTGTTTCCTGGGATCTGCCCAGACCGACAAGGAAGGTAATATTAATGTCAGCAAGTTTGGCAACAGGGTGGTAGGCCCGGGCGGGTTTGTGAATATTTCTTCAACTGCCAAAAAAGTTGTTTTCGTTGGCACTTTGACTGCCGGTGCGGAGTACGAGGTGAAAGACGGAACAATTCATATTGTGAAAGAGGGCAACATCAAAAAATTTGTGCAGAAGGTGGACCAGGTTACCTTCAGCGGCAAGTATGCCCAGAAAAACGGGCAGAAGGTGGTGTACGTTACAGAGCGCGCCGTCTTTACCCTGGAAGATGGAGAGGTAACTTTAATTGAAGTTGCCCCCGGTCTGGATCTCGAAAAAGACGTTCTCGCCGCAATGGACTTCAAGCCCAGGATTTCACCCGGCTTAAAGGAAATGCCCAGGGAAATATTCCAGCCCGAGTGGGGACAGCTTAAAAAAATTATGCTGGAAAAGGCATAA